A genomic region of Methanosarcina thermophila TM-1 contains the following coding sequences:
- a CDS encoding methanogenesis marker 16 metalloprotein — MKTIEEINERIACNDAIVLTAAEFKSMVRNGQKVTVDDVDVVTTGTFGVMSGTMAVMMVPVAGKCSFERADAVWLNGVPAQPGPCPNERLGVVDLVINGTAHADDRYGGGHLFRDLVKGKTIDVLVEAHGRSYENQVTLDEIELARIITTRLAFKNYHALINPTSSTISSIFSVTGLTGPFTEATVSGCGEINPLHNDPSHRSIGVGTRVLLNGAPGYIMGKGTRASPDKPNVSAYADMKGMDPTMMGGMKTAHGPECLTSLAVPIPVLDEEILEGLKILDRDIPLPVSDVNGRTAHAKVNYGHIWEGTDKVIRVEESKCLHHPNCAAMRTCPTEAISNDCVINRDLCINCGTCTLQCREGVFRARLGSIELAEGNVPISLRQSDRARAERLCTMLKNRILKQEFVLTKMLEPL; from the coding sequence ATGAAAACGATTGAGGAAATTAACGAGAGAATTGCCTGCAATGATGCGATAGTCCTGACTGCAGCAGAATTTAAGTCCATGGTTCGCAACGGTCAGAAAGTGACTGTCGATGATGTGGATGTGGTCACAACCGGAACATTTGGCGTAATGTCCGGCACGATGGCTGTTATGATGGTACCCGTAGCCGGGAAGTGCAGTTTTGAAAGGGCGGACGCTGTATGGTTAAACGGCGTACCTGCCCAGCCCGGTCCCTGCCCTAACGAACGACTTGGGGTTGTAGATCTTGTGATTAACGGGACAGCCCATGCCGATGATCGTTATGGCGGAGGGCATCTTTTCCGGGATCTTGTAAAAGGAAAAACTATTGATGTGCTGGTGGAGGCACATGGGAGGAGTTACGAAAATCAGGTTACGCTTGATGAGATTGAACTCGCCCGAATAATCACTACAAGACTTGCGTTCAAAAATTATCACGCACTGATAAACCCCACCTCTTCCACGATAAGCTCTATCTTCTCTGTGACAGGACTTACAGGTCCTTTTACGGAAGCGACAGTATCAGGGTGCGGGGAGATAAACCCTCTGCATAATGACCCCTCCCACAGATCGATAGGTGTGGGCACAAGAGTGCTTTTAAACGGTGCACCGGGTTATATCATGGGAAAAGGTACCAGGGCTAGTCCTGATAAGCCAAACGTCTCAGCCTATGCAGATATGAAAGGTATGGACCCTACCATGATGGGCGGGATGAAAACCGCACACGGTCCTGAATGTCTGACCTCGCTTGCAGTCCCTATCCCTGTTCTTGACGAAGAGATCCTTGAGGGGTTAAAAATTCTGGACCGGGATATCCCATTACCGGTATCGGATGTAAACGGGCGTACTGCACATGCAAAAGTAAACTATGGGCATATATGGGAAGGCACTGACAAAGTTATCCGCGTTGAGGAAAGTAAATGTCTGCACCATCCGAACTGTGCTGCAATGCGCACATGTCCAACAGAAGCAATCTCAAATGATTGCGTTATCAACAGAGACCTGTGTATTAACTGTGGAACCTGTACACTCCAGTGCCGTGAAGGAGTATTCCGTGCAAGGCTTGGGTCCATAGAACTGGCTGAAGGAAATGTCCCCATATCCCTGAGGCAGTCAGACAGGGCAAGGGCAGAAAGGCTTTGTACAATGCTTAAGAACCGTATACTAAAGCAGGAGTTCGTACTCACAAAGATGCTGGAACCTCTCTGA